One Anabas testudineus chromosome 15, fAnaTes1.2, whole genome shotgun sequence genomic window carries:
- the inpp5f gene encoding phosphatidylinositide phosphatase SAC2 isoform X1 — protein MELFQAKDDYILQSGDRALWCSRKDGTMTVRPATDLLLAWNPVCLGLVEGVIGKIQLHTDLPLGLILIRQKALVGHLPGNHKVYKITKIAVIPLSDEEPQELELELCKKHHFGIDKPEKLAQSPDDSKFLMKTLSQIKSNVAVPIKKKYSPAFQVKENKEKERLERRLLDELYKIFMDSDSFYYSMTYDLTNSVQRQGDLEKSSLPLWKQVDDRFFWNKHMIQDLIDLQVPEVDFWVIPVIQGFVQVEELVVNYNETSDDERSSPETPPQEITCVDDIHPRFTVALISRRSRHRAGMRYKRRGVDTDGHVANYVETEQLIHVHNHTLSFVQTRGSVPVFWSQVGYRYNPRPRLEKGEKETMSYFAAHFEEQLKLYKKQVIINLVDQSGREKIIGDAFLKQVLLYNNANLTYVSFDFHEHCRGMKFENVQILTDAISDIITDMKWAWVDQAGVICKQEGIFRVNCMDCLDRTNVVQAAVARVVMEQQLKKLGVMPPEQPLPPKCYRIYQIMWANNGDTISKQYAGTAALKGDFTRTGERKLAGVMKDGVNSANRYYLNRFRDAYRQAVIDLMMGLPVTEDLYSIFSKEKEHEEKEKESQRGAQEQVSLLLQTYMQLLLPDDERFHGGWALINCDMSLIDANNKDVDVLLLLSDKAYYIAYYDEEADKVNQYQRLNLEGLEKIEIGPEPTLFGKPKFCCMRLHYRNEETSGYFHTLRAATRNPEDDGKDTLQCIAEMLRITKQATGLDVLVVEKKLERRQSKPHEDIMGIQNKPADQVQGSSGLAQGKSFLLNKFSSLNQKVKQTKTNVNIGPFKPLGKLGNFSKPDVKVNFLKPTMHVNLWKSDSSLETSDNAPGTVLKDIGDEHSEMSDDSDSYNSDPEHPCSGSLENVDYVLPSCGIVASNPRLGSRSQSIGSVELNIPSVIRVTGCDETQESFSQVNDDKSPGAASVAEEAILIDFGTPIDAYCHQFVHDAQTKPVEVFGEQPLAAVPPLNPLVSVHNKFPADPDKQPSSKSQHQKTEPQLPRPSQLDVQSTTSSSNLLTVQKPSSAASGGSQRSLCSQLEGSLGPSPADSNGSRVVSPFAKIKSSMVQVASLTQAGLTQGINFAVAKVQKSPEPDTVNETQENELKAMFTQCQTRIIQI, from the exons caacAGACCTGCTGTTAGCTTGGAATCCAGTATGTTTGGGTTTGGTGGAAGGTGTCATTGGAAAAATACAGCTTCACACAG ATCTTCCTCTTGGTCTCATATTAATTCGCCAGAAAGCACTGGTGGGCCATTTACCAGGCAACCACAAAGTCTACAAGATCACCAAGATAGCTGTCATCCCTCTGTCTGACGAAGAGCCTCAGGAGCTTGAGCTGGAG CTTTGCAAGAAACATCACTTTGGAATCGACAAACCAGAGAAGTTGGCCCAGTCTCCCGATGACTCCAAGTttttgatgaaaacattaaGTCAGATCAAATCTAATGTAGCTGTGCCCATCAAGAAAAAG TATTCCCCTGCTTTCCAGGtcaaggaaaacaaagagaaggagCGGTTGGAGAGGCGGCTGCTGGATGAGCTCTACAAGATATTCATGGACTCGGACTCCTTCTACTACAGCATGACCTATGACCTGACAAACAGTGTGCAACGTCAAGGAGACTTGGAGAAGTCCAGCTTGCCCTTGTGGAAACAG GTGGATGATCGTTTCTTCTGGAATAAACACATGATCCAAGACCTTATTGACCTTCAG GTCCCAGAGGTTGACTTCTGGGTGATACCAGTCATCCAGGGATTTGTACAGGTGGAGGAACTGGTCGTGAACTACAATGAGACCTCTGATGACGAGAGGAGCAGCCCTGAGACTCCACCACAGGAGATCACCTGCGTTGATGACATCCATCCCCGTTTCACTGTGGCTCTGATCTCTAGACGGAGCCGCCACCGTGCAG GGATGCGGTACAAACGCAGAGGGGTGGATACAGATGGACATGTGGCTAACTATGTGGAGACAGAGCAGCTGATCCATGTGCACAACCACACTCTTTCCTTTGTGCAAACTCGTGGCTCTGTACCTGTCTTCTGGAGCCAGGTGGGGTATCGCTACAATCCCCGGCCACGTTTAGAGAAAG GAGAGAAGGAAACCATGTCTTACTTTGCTGCTCACTTTGAAGAACAGCTTAAACTCTATAAGAAGCAG GTTATCATTAACTTAGTGGATCAAAGTGGACGAGAGAAGATAATTGGTGACGCATTTCTGAAGCAAGTTCTGCTTTACAACAATGCAAACCTCACATATGTTTCATTTGACTTTCATGAGCATTG CCGAGGCATGAAGTTTGAAAATGTACAGATTCTGACTGATGCCATATCTGATATCATCACTGACATGAAGTGGGCTTG GGTGGACCAAGCAGGAGTCATCTGCAAGCAGGAGGGAATCTTCAGAGTCAACTGTATGGATTGTCTGGACAGGACTAATGTGGTTCAAGCCGCTGTTGCTCGGGTAGTGATGGAGCAACAg ctgaagaaGCTAGGTGTGATGCCTCCAGAGCAGCCCCTGCCTCCCAAGTGCTACAGGATTTATCAGATAATGTGGGCCAACAATGGAGACACCATCAGCAAACAGTATGCAGGGACAGCAGCACTAAAG GGAGATTTTACCAGGACAGGGGAGAGGAAACTGGCTGGCGTGATGAAGGATGGAGTGAACTCTGCCAACCGCTACTATCTGAACCGATTCAGGGATGCTTACAGACAAGCAGTCATTG ACCTAATGATGGGCCTGCCGGTAACAGAGGACCTCTACTCTATCTTCAGTAAAGAGAAAGAGCatgaagagaaggagaaagagagccAGCGAGGAGCTCAGGAGCAGGTCAGCCTCCTGCTGCAGACCTACATGCAGCTTTTGCTCCCAGATGATGAGAGGTTTCATGGTGGTTGGGCCCTCATAAATTGTGACATGAG CCTCATTGATGCAAACAACAAAGATGTGGATGTCCTGCTGCTTCTGTCTGACAAAGCCTATTACATTGCTTA CTACGATGAGGAAGCAGATAAAGTCAACCAATACCAGCGCCTCAATTTAGAGGGCTTGGAAAAGATTGAAATCG GTCCAGAGCCTACACTGTTCGGGAAGCCAAAGTTCTGCTGTATGCGTTTGCATTACAGGAATGAAGAGACGAGTGGATACTTTCACACACTGAGAGCAGCAACTCGGAATCCTGAGGATGATGGAAAAG ATACACTGCAATGCATAGCTGAGATGCTCCGCATAACAAAACAAGCCACTGGGCTGGATGTACTTGTGGTTGAAAAGAAGCTGGAGAG GCGACAGAGTAAACCTCATGAGGATATCATGGGGATCCAGAACAAACCTGCTGATCAGGTTCAGGGTAGCTCTGGATTAGCACAGGGCAAAAGTTTCCTCCTCAACAAATTTTCCTCTCTCAACCAGAAAGTGAAACAGACCAAGACGAACGTGAACATTGGACCCTTTAAGCCACTCGGGAAGCTGGGCAACTTCTCTAAGCCCGATGTAAAAGTCAATTTCCTAAAACCAACCATGCACGTCAACCTGTGGAAGTCAGACAGCAGCTTGGAGACATCAGATAACGCACCAGGCACAGTGTTGAAGGACATCGGTGATGAGCACTCTGAAATGTCAGACGACTCTGACTCCTATAATTCAGACCCAGAGCATCCATGTTCTGGTTCTTTAGAGAACGTGGACTATGTGCTGCCCAGTTGCGGAATTGTAGCCTCAAACCCACGCCTGGGCAGCCGTTCCCAGTCTATTGGAAGCGTGGAGCTAAATATCCCATCTGTCATCCGGGTCACTGGCTGTGATGAAACGCAGGAAAGCTTCTCTCAAGTCAATGATGACAAATCTCCTGGGGCCGCCTCAGTGGCTGAAGAAGCCATTCTGATTGACTTTGGTACTCCCATTGATGCCTACTGCCACCAGTTTGTCCATGATGCGCAGACCAAACCTGTTGAGGTGTTTGGAGAGCAGCCACTAGCTGCGGTTCCCCCACTCAATCCCCTGGTGTCTGTGCATAATAAATTCCCAGCAGACCCAGACAAGCAGCCAAGCTCCAAGTCGCAGCATCAGAAGACGGAGCCCCAGCTCCCCAGACCTTCCCAGCTAGACGTCCAGTCCACTACCTCCAGTTCCAACCTCCTCACCGTCCAGAAACCCAGCTCTGCGGCCTCAGGAGGCTCTCAGAGGAGTCTGTGTTCCCAGTTGGAGGGAAGCCTCGGTCCTTCACCTGCTGACAGCAATGGCAGCCGAGTCGTATCTCCCTTTGCCAAGATCAAGAGCTCCATGGTCCAGGTGGCCAGCCTCACCCAGGCTGGACTCACCCAGGGTATTAACTTTGCTGTGGCAAAGGTACAGAAGAGCCCCGAGCCAGATACTGTCAACGAGACCCAAGAGAACGAGCTGAAGGCAATGTTTACACAGTGCCAGACCAGGATCATCCAGATCTAG
- the inpp5f gene encoding phosphatidylinositide phosphatase SAC2 isoform X2, whose protein sequence is MELFQAKDDYILQSGDRALWCSRKDGTMTVRPATDLLLAWNPVCLGLVEGVIGKIQLHTDLPLGLILIRQKALVGHLPGNHKVYKITKIAVIPLSDEEPQELELELCKKHHFGIDKPEKLAQSPDDSKFLMKTLSQIKSNVAVPIKKKVKENKEKERLERRLLDELYKIFMDSDSFYYSMTYDLTNSVQRQGDLEKSSLPLWKQVDDRFFWNKHMIQDLIDLQVPEVDFWVIPVIQGFVQVEELVVNYNETSDDERSSPETPPQEITCVDDIHPRFTVALISRRSRHRAGMRYKRRGVDTDGHVANYVETEQLIHVHNHTLSFVQTRGSVPVFWSQVGYRYNPRPRLEKGEKETMSYFAAHFEEQLKLYKKQVIINLVDQSGREKIIGDAFLKQVLLYNNANLTYVSFDFHEHCRGMKFENVQILTDAISDIITDMKWAWVDQAGVICKQEGIFRVNCMDCLDRTNVVQAAVARVVMEQQLKKLGVMPPEQPLPPKCYRIYQIMWANNGDTISKQYAGTAALKGDFTRTGERKLAGVMKDGVNSANRYYLNRFRDAYRQAVIDLMMGLPVTEDLYSIFSKEKEHEEKEKESQRGAQEQVSLLLQTYMQLLLPDDERFHGGWALINCDMSLIDANNKDVDVLLLLSDKAYYIAYYDEEADKVNQYQRLNLEGLEKIEIGPEPTLFGKPKFCCMRLHYRNEETSGYFHTLRAATRNPEDDGKDTLQCIAEMLRITKQATGLDVLVVEKKLERRQSKPHEDIMGIQNKPADQVQGSSGLAQGKSFLLNKFSSLNQKVKQTKTNVNIGPFKPLGKLGNFSKPDVKVNFLKPTMHVNLWKSDSSLETSDNAPGTVLKDIGDEHSEMSDDSDSYNSDPEHPCSGSLENVDYVLPSCGIVASNPRLGSRSQSIGSVELNIPSVIRVTGCDETQESFSQVNDDKSPGAASVAEEAILIDFGTPIDAYCHQFVHDAQTKPVEVFGEQPLAAVPPLNPLVSVHNKFPADPDKQPSSKSQHQKTEPQLPRPSQLDVQSTTSSSNLLTVQKPSSAASGGSQRSLCSQLEGSLGPSPADSNGSRVVSPFAKIKSSMVQVASLTQAGLTQGINFAVAKVQKSPEPDTVNETQENELKAMFTQCQTRIIQI, encoded by the exons caacAGACCTGCTGTTAGCTTGGAATCCAGTATGTTTGGGTTTGGTGGAAGGTGTCATTGGAAAAATACAGCTTCACACAG ATCTTCCTCTTGGTCTCATATTAATTCGCCAGAAAGCACTGGTGGGCCATTTACCAGGCAACCACAAAGTCTACAAGATCACCAAGATAGCTGTCATCCCTCTGTCTGACGAAGAGCCTCAGGAGCTTGAGCTGGAG CTTTGCAAGAAACATCACTTTGGAATCGACAAACCAGAGAAGTTGGCCCAGTCTCCCGATGACTCCAAGTttttgatgaaaacattaaGTCAGATCAAATCTAATGTAGCTGTGCCCATCAAGAAAAAG GtcaaggaaaacaaagagaaggagCGGTTGGAGAGGCGGCTGCTGGATGAGCTCTACAAGATATTCATGGACTCGGACTCCTTCTACTACAGCATGACCTATGACCTGACAAACAGTGTGCAACGTCAAGGAGACTTGGAGAAGTCCAGCTTGCCCTTGTGGAAACAG GTGGATGATCGTTTCTTCTGGAATAAACACATGATCCAAGACCTTATTGACCTTCAG GTCCCAGAGGTTGACTTCTGGGTGATACCAGTCATCCAGGGATTTGTACAGGTGGAGGAACTGGTCGTGAACTACAATGAGACCTCTGATGACGAGAGGAGCAGCCCTGAGACTCCACCACAGGAGATCACCTGCGTTGATGACATCCATCCCCGTTTCACTGTGGCTCTGATCTCTAGACGGAGCCGCCACCGTGCAG GGATGCGGTACAAACGCAGAGGGGTGGATACAGATGGACATGTGGCTAACTATGTGGAGACAGAGCAGCTGATCCATGTGCACAACCACACTCTTTCCTTTGTGCAAACTCGTGGCTCTGTACCTGTCTTCTGGAGCCAGGTGGGGTATCGCTACAATCCCCGGCCACGTTTAGAGAAAG GAGAGAAGGAAACCATGTCTTACTTTGCTGCTCACTTTGAAGAACAGCTTAAACTCTATAAGAAGCAG GTTATCATTAACTTAGTGGATCAAAGTGGACGAGAGAAGATAATTGGTGACGCATTTCTGAAGCAAGTTCTGCTTTACAACAATGCAAACCTCACATATGTTTCATTTGACTTTCATGAGCATTG CCGAGGCATGAAGTTTGAAAATGTACAGATTCTGACTGATGCCATATCTGATATCATCACTGACATGAAGTGGGCTTG GGTGGACCAAGCAGGAGTCATCTGCAAGCAGGAGGGAATCTTCAGAGTCAACTGTATGGATTGTCTGGACAGGACTAATGTGGTTCAAGCCGCTGTTGCTCGGGTAGTGATGGAGCAACAg ctgaagaaGCTAGGTGTGATGCCTCCAGAGCAGCCCCTGCCTCCCAAGTGCTACAGGATTTATCAGATAATGTGGGCCAACAATGGAGACACCATCAGCAAACAGTATGCAGGGACAGCAGCACTAAAG GGAGATTTTACCAGGACAGGGGAGAGGAAACTGGCTGGCGTGATGAAGGATGGAGTGAACTCTGCCAACCGCTACTATCTGAACCGATTCAGGGATGCTTACAGACAAGCAGTCATTG ACCTAATGATGGGCCTGCCGGTAACAGAGGACCTCTACTCTATCTTCAGTAAAGAGAAAGAGCatgaagagaaggagaaagagagccAGCGAGGAGCTCAGGAGCAGGTCAGCCTCCTGCTGCAGACCTACATGCAGCTTTTGCTCCCAGATGATGAGAGGTTTCATGGTGGTTGGGCCCTCATAAATTGTGACATGAG CCTCATTGATGCAAACAACAAAGATGTGGATGTCCTGCTGCTTCTGTCTGACAAAGCCTATTACATTGCTTA CTACGATGAGGAAGCAGATAAAGTCAACCAATACCAGCGCCTCAATTTAGAGGGCTTGGAAAAGATTGAAATCG GTCCAGAGCCTACACTGTTCGGGAAGCCAAAGTTCTGCTGTATGCGTTTGCATTACAGGAATGAAGAGACGAGTGGATACTTTCACACACTGAGAGCAGCAACTCGGAATCCTGAGGATGATGGAAAAG ATACACTGCAATGCATAGCTGAGATGCTCCGCATAACAAAACAAGCCACTGGGCTGGATGTACTTGTGGTTGAAAAGAAGCTGGAGAG GCGACAGAGTAAACCTCATGAGGATATCATGGGGATCCAGAACAAACCTGCTGATCAGGTTCAGGGTAGCTCTGGATTAGCACAGGGCAAAAGTTTCCTCCTCAACAAATTTTCCTCTCTCAACCAGAAAGTGAAACAGACCAAGACGAACGTGAACATTGGACCCTTTAAGCCACTCGGGAAGCTGGGCAACTTCTCTAAGCCCGATGTAAAAGTCAATTTCCTAAAACCAACCATGCACGTCAACCTGTGGAAGTCAGACAGCAGCTTGGAGACATCAGATAACGCACCAGGCACAGTGTTGAAGGACATCGGTGATGAGCACTCTGAAATGTCAGACGACTCTGACTCCTATAATTCAGACCCAGAGCATCCATGTTCTGGTTCTTTAGAGAACGTGGACTATGTGCTGCCCAGTTGCGGAATTGTAGCCTCAAACCCACGCCTGGGCAGCCGTTCCCAGTCTATTGGAAGCGTGGAGCTAAATATCCCATCTGTCATCCGGGTCACTGGCTGTGATGAAACGCAGGAAAGCTTCTCTCAAGTCAATGATGACAAATCTCCTGGGGCCGCCTCAGTGGCTGAAGAAGCCATTCTGATTGACTTTGGTACTCCCATTGATGCCTACTGCCACCAGTTTGTCCATGATGCGCAGACCAAACCTGTTGAGGTGTTTGGAGAGCAGCCACTAGCTGCGGTTCCCCCACTCAATCCCCTGGTGTCTGTGCATAATAAATTCCCAGCAGACCCAGACAAGCAGCCAAGCTCCAAGTCGCAGCATCAGAAGACGGAGCCCCAGCTCCCCAGACCTTCCCAGCTAGACGTCCAGTCCACTACCTCCAGTTCCAACCTCCTCACCGTCCAGAAACCCAGCTCTGCGGCCTCAGGAGGCTCTCAGAGGAGTCTGTGTTCCCAGTTGGAGGGAAGCCTCGGTCCTTCACCTGCTGACAGCAATGGCAGCCGAGTCGTATCTCCCTTTGCCAAGATCAAGAGCTCCATGGTCCAGGTGGCCAGCCTCACCCAGGCTGGACTCACCCAGGGTATTAACTTTGCTGTGGCAAAGGTACAGAAGAGCCCCGAGCCAGATACTGTCAACGAGACCCAAGAGAACGAGCTGAAGGCAATGTTTACACAGTGCCAGACCAGGATCATCCAGATCTAG